From Triticum aestivum cultivar Chinese Spring chromosome 4A, IWGSC CS RefSeq v2.1, whole genome shotgun sequence, a single genomic window includes:
- the LOC123081619 gene encoding uncharacterized protein, with product MHQKKATVPSGGSAQDSEESAAKHRTKKARTVSSGETSMVEADTSLGGDMAHGHPAEEADTPKDFQKPDSDETAHAKEESEEVKEAELLIQNLNDLGTGEHVSDDDFNAYFDQLPSMPRIYPDAVKLTSQELDKQVVHHALCRFRSYRHKVKEEGKDDTLGLKDVSEDECDRQFHKKWGYFKQIEENWTLDWYFHPVYCKDPSLSDYQRLVLRNYGGTEYARWCDYHEFLCSHVIEEEYANYCEELFKRLQWMEGYLDARRPSYKWDCISSRGAFQAMKIAATTFPKISASLAYYGYHECIASMGYDSFWFKELDGVYFEIWRRVTQRMMSFREALEEVYNLDRFPLRQHRMKVALEDGYIMGRMKSEYCACTAAITPEVKEDGAKALIAEGIRKQINKPKYYVEYIRKKIHIARVIGILPPHEGLKQQCNQDSGE from the exons ATGCATCAGAAGAAGGCTACGGTCCCGAGCGGAGGATCAGCCCAGGATTCTGAAGAATCCGCCGCCAAGCACCGTACAAAGAAGGCGCGCACAGTCTCGAGCGGGGAGACCTCAATGGTGGAGGCTGATACCAGCTTGGGTGGAGACATGGCGCACGGCCACCCTGCAGAGGAGGCTGATACTCCCAAGGACTTTCAGAAACCCGATTCAGACGAGACTGCACATGCCAAGGAAGAAAGCGAGGAGGTGAAAGAGGCGGAGCTTCTGATCCAAAACCTGAATGATCTGGGCACCGGAGAGCATGTCAGCgatgatgatttcaatgcttactttgATCAGCTACCTTCCATGCCTCGGATCTATCCTGATGCTGTTAAACTGACCAGTCAGGAGCTCGATAAGCAAGTCGTTCACCATGCACTGTGCCGCTTCAGATCTTACAGGCACAAG GTGAAAGAGGAGGGAAAGGACGATACGTTGGGCCTTAAGGACGTTTCTGAGGACGAGTGTGATCGGCAATTTCATAAGAAGTGGGGATACTTCAAGCAAATCGAGGAAAATTGGACACTTGATTGGTATTTCCACCCTGTTTACTGCAAAGATCCTTCTCTGAGTGACTACCAACGCCTAGTCCTTCGAAATTAT GGTGGTACTGAGTACGCCAGGTGGTGTGACTACCATGAGTTCCTTTGTAGCCATGTCATTGAAGAAGAGTATGCCAATTACTGCGAGGAACTATTCAAGCGACTACAG TGGATGGAAGGTTATCTAGATGCTCGCCGGCCATCTTATAAG TGGGACTGCATATCCTCCCGGGGAGCTTTCCAAGCAATGAAGATCGCTGCTACGACCTTCCCCAAGATCAGCGCGTCTTTAGCTTACTATGGCTACCAT GAGTGTATAGCGAGCATGGGCTATGACAGTTTttggtttaaggagttggatggtGTCTATTTTGAGATTTGGCGGCGGGTCACGCAACGAATG ATGAGCTTCAGAGAAGCTCTGGAGGAGGTTTATAATCTGGACAGGTTTCCATTACGCCAACATAGGATGAAAGTTGCACTGGAGGATGGCTACATCATGGGGAGAATGAAATCGGAG TACTGTGCCTGCACGGCAGCCATTACCCCGGAA GTTAAAGAGGATGGAGCTAAGGCGTTGATTGCAGAGGGAATTAGAAAGCAG ATTAACAAGCCGAAGTACTATGTGGAGTATATCAGAAAGAAGATTCACATCGCCCGTGTTATAGGAATCCTTCCCCCGCACGAAGGATTGAAGCAACAGTGTAATCAAGATTCCGGAGAATGA
- the LOC123084884 gene encoding phosphoserine aminotransferase 1, chloroplastic, with product MAAAATPNSMLLHRASPKAAPSARVPARAARIRCQAVAAPAAPSPLAAAGERGVYNFAAGPATLPLSVLQRAQAELVNYRGSGMSIMEMSHRGKEFDAAIKKAEADLRALLAVPDTHEVLFLQGGATTQFAAAPLNLCASPSDPADFVVSGSWSDKAFKEAGKYSAAAVAWSGKAAKYTSLPADFGALAQNPGARFLHICSNETIHGVEFKDYPEPRNEAGLLVADMSSNFCSKPVDVSRFGLIYAGAQKNVGPSGVTIAIVRKDLVGRAQPITPVMLDYKTHADNASLYNTPPCFAIYICGLVFEDLLAQGGLAEVEKKNQHKAGILYDAIDASGGYFVCPVDKPVRSLMNVPFTLAKGADYEKQFIAEAAKEGMLQLKGHRSVGGVRASIYNAMPLSGVEKLVAFMKDFQARNP from the coding sequence atggccgccgccgccacccccaacTCCATGCTCCTCCACCGCGCCAGCCCCAAGGCGGCCCCCTCCGCCCGCGTCCCGGCCCGCGCCGCCAGGATCCGCTGCCAGGCCGTcgcggcgcccgccgccccctcccccctcgccgCCGCGGGCGAGCGCGGCGTCTACAACTTCGCGGCGGGCCCGGCCACGCTCCCGCTCTCCGTCCTCCAGAGGGCGCAGGCGGAGCTGGTCAACTACCGCGGCTCCGGCATGAGCATCATGGAGATGAGCCACCGGGGCAAGGAGTTCGACGCCGCCATCAAGAAGGCCGAGGCCGACCTGCGCGCGCTCCTCGCCGTCCCCGACACCCACGAGGTGCTCTTCCTGCAGGGCGGCGCCACCACCCAGTTCGCCGCCGCGCCGCTCAACCTCTGCGCCTCCCCCTCCGACCCCGCCGACTTCGTCGTCTCCGGCTCCTGGAGCGACAAGGCCTTCAAGGAGGCCGGGAagtactccgccgccgccgtcgcctggtCCGGCAAGGCCGCCAAGTACACCTCCCTGCCGGCGGACTTCGGCGCCCTCGCGCAGAACCCCGGGGCCCGGTTCCTCCACATCTGCTCCAACGAGACCATCCACGGCGTCGAGTTCAAGGACTACCCGGAGCCGAGGAACGAGGCGGGCCTCCTCGTCGCCGACATGTCCTCCAACTTCTGCTCCAAGCCCGTCGACGTCTCCCGCTTCGGCCTCATCTACGCCGGCGCGCAGAAGAACGTCGGCCCGTCGGGCGTCACCATCGCCATCGTGCGCAAGGACCTCGTCGGCCGCGCGCAGCCCATCACGCCGGTGATGCTCGACTACAAGACGCACGCCGACAACGCCTCGCTCTACAACACCCCGCCCTGCTTCGCCATCTACATCTGCGGGCTGGTGTTCGAGGACCTGCTCGCGCAGGGCGGCCTCGCCGAGGTGGAGAAGAAGAACCAGCACAAGGCCGGCATCCTGTACGACGCCATCGACGCCAGCGGCGGCTACTTCGTCTGCCCCGTGGACAAGCCGGTGCGGTCGCTCATGAACGTGCCCTTCACGCTGGCCAAGGGGGCCGACTACGAGAAGCAGTTCATCGCCGAGGCGGCCAAGGAGGGCATGCTGCAGCTCAAGGGGCACAGGTCGGTCGGCGGCGTGCGCGCCTCCATCTACAACGCCATGCCGCTCTCCGGCGTGGAGAAGCTCGTCGCATTCATGAAGGACTTCCAAGCGAGGAACCCTTGA
- the LOC123084885 gene encoding protein RRP6-like 2 codes for MDGSKGPSDGDAAEEAGDGNKDRTPGASDAVLAAGPFRTAASDGRAPWAAPGAKPKVVYHDPSIPRPQDVYLIRVNNCNSPFDHVWLERSEDGTRPIHPLEKLPVEQFIDRNVPESEPVRPADVDDTPFTLVEDLKGLTELVNKLKDVNEFAVDLEHNQYRSFQGLTCLMQISTRTEDFIIDTLKLRIYIGSYLKELFKDPTKRKVMHGADRDIMWLQRDFRVYVCNLFDTGQASRVLQMERNSLEHLLHHFCGVTANKIYQNADWRSRPLSDEMIKYAREDTHYLLYIYDLMRLRLQRESTCENDLLLEVQKRSNDICLQLYEKELLTDKSYLHIYGLQEHELAAAQLAVVSALHQWRDYIAREQDESTGYVLPNKALIEIAKKMPTTTADLRRIVKTKYPCVEDNFDLILDIIWNATENSGAFEAIAEQLKKVRLGELDLKSILDTGEVIEMAPSDADNVGISFDPADQYSLAPSSTANIRVTSNSRDSFMTDATLTGSIWLHDKTSTIPSSENRTSWGLSGLTRQSNKEVMSNNKQETQAPVQELKRPSPFGALVGNSTSGRQTDYFGGFSNEQAKSDVDQIQSSAYYYPQFSDYSSLAGWSHHEPERTQASGFMSGCYYGHGYQSINQSSTGTGQPAARNNGGGLKKQQQPPPHSGN; via the exons ATGGACGGGTCCAAGGGCCCGAGCGACGGGGAcgcggcggaggaggcgggggACGGGAACAAGGACAGGACGCCCGGCGCCTCCGACGCCGTTCTCGCCGCCGGGCCGTTCAGGACCGCCGCCAGCGACGGCAGGGCGCCCTGGGCGGCGCCGGGGGCCAAGCCCAAGGTGGTCTACCACGATCCCAGCATCCCGCGGCCGCAGGACGTGTACCTCATCAGGGTCAACAACTGCAACTCGCCCTTCGATCACGTCTGGCTGGAGCGCAGCGAGGACGGCACCCGCCCTatccaccccttg GAAAAACTACCCGTGGAACAGTTTATTGACAGAAATGTTCCTGAAAGTGAACCAGTAAGGCCAGCTGATGTAGACGATACCCCGTTTACGCTAGTAGAAGACCTGAAAGGATTGACAGAGTTAGTTAACAAGTTGAAGGATGTAAATGAATTTGCT GTCGATTTGGAGCACAATCAATATAGGTCATTTCAGGGTTTGACCTGCTTGATGCAGATTTCAACAAGAACAGAGGACTTCATTATCGACACCCTTAAGCTACGCATATACATCGGTTCTTACTTGAAAGAACTTTTCAAAGATCCAACCAAGAGAAAG GTAATGCATGGGGCAGATCGTGATATAATGTGGCTCCAGCGGGACTTCCGAGTATATGTGTGCAATCTTTTTGACACAGGACAG GCTTCAAGGGTTTTACAGATGGAACGAAACAGCCTAGAACACCTATTACATCATTTCTGTGGAGTCACAGCGAATAAAAT ATATCAAAATGCAGATTGGAGGTCAAGGCCACTCTCTGATGAAATGATCAA GTATGCGAGAGAAGATACACATTATCTGTTGTATATATATGACTTGATGAGACTTAGACTACAAAGGGAGTCCACATGTGAAAACGATCTTCTTTTAGAG GTTCAAAAGCGCAGTAATGATATTTGCTTACAGTTGTATGAAAAGGAGCTGCTGACAGATAAATCTTACCTCCACATATACGG GTTGCAGGAACATGAATTGGCCGCAGCTCAGCTGGCTGTTGTTTCT GCTCTACATCAGTGGAGAGATTATATAGCTCGTGAACAAGATGAGAGCACTGGTTATGTATTGCCAAACAAGGCTTTGATTGAGATAG CAAAGAAGATGCCTACAACCACTGCAGATTTGCGAAGAATCGTGAAAACAAAATATCCATGTGTTGAGGATAATTTTGACCTAATCTTGGACATCATATGGAATGCAACTGAAAATTCTGGTGCCTTTGAAGCAATAGCTGAGCAACTAAAGAAAGTACGACTTGGTGAG TTAGACTTGAAAAGTATACTGGACACTGGTGAAGTTATCGAAATGGCTCCTTCGGATGCTGATAATGTTGGGATCAGTTTTGATCCAGCTGATCAATATTCTTTAGCTCCTTCATCAACTGCAAATATCAGGGTTACTTCTAACAGTAGGGATAGTTTTATGACTGATGCAACTTTGACTGGTAGCATCTGGCTACACGACAAAACCTCAACCATACCATCATCAGAAAATAGGACGTCTTGGGGCTTATCAGGCCTGACTAGACAATCAAACAAGGAAGTGATGAGCAATAATAAGCAG GAGACACAGGCTCCTGTTCAAGAACTGAAGAGACCTTCGCCTTTTGGAGCTCTGGTAGGCAATTCAACATCTGGAAGACAGACAGATTACTTTGGAGGATTTTCAAATGAGCAG GCTAAAAGCGACGTTGATCAGATTCAGTCTTCAGCTTATTACTACCCCCAGTTCTCAGACTACAGCAGTTTAGCTGGATGGAGCCATCATGAACCCGAACGCACACAGGCCTCTGGGTTCATGTCTGGTTGCTATTACGGGCATGGCTACCAGTCGATAAACCAAAGCAGTACAGGAACAGGTCAGCCCGCCGCTAGAAATAATGGAGGGggtttgaagaagcagcaacaacctCCCCCTCATTCGGGTAACTAA